The Hypomesus transpacificus isolate Combined female chromosome 6, fHypTra1, whole genome shotgun sequence genomic interval TTCCAGTCACTCAGCATCATGAAGAAGGGTGACATGTTCCAGTCACTCAGCATCATGAAGAAGGGTGACATGTTCCAGTCACTCAGCATCATGAAGAAGGGTGACATGTTCCAGTCACTCAGCATCATGAAGAAGGGTGACATGTTCCAGTCACTCAGCATCATGAAGAAGGGTGACATGTTCCAGTCACTCAGCATCATGAAGAAGGGTGACATGTTCCAGTCACTCAGCATCATGAAGAAGGGTGACATGTTCCAGTCACTCAGCATCATGAAGAAGGGTGACATGTTCCAGTCACTCAGCATCATGAAGAAGGGTGACATGTTCCAGTCACTCAGCATCATGAAGAAGGGTGACATGTTCCAGTCACTCAGCATCATGAAGAAGGGTGACATGTTCCAGTCACTCAGCATCATGAAGAAGGGTGACATGTTCCAGTCACTCAGCATCATGAAGAAGGGTG includes:
- the LOC124469102 gene encoding uncharacterized protein LOC124469102, giving the protein MKKGDMFQSLSIMKKGDMFQSLSIMKKGDMFQSLSIMKKGDMFQSLSIMKKGDMFQSLSIMKKGDMFQSLSIMKKGDMFQSLSIMKKGDMFQSLSIMKKGDMFQSLSIMKKGDMFQSLSIMKKGDMFQSLSIMKKGDMFQSLSIMKKGDMFQSLSIMKKGDMFQSLSIMKKGDMFQSLSIMKKGDMFQSLSIMKKGDMFQSLSIMKKGDMFQSLSIMKKGDMFQSLSIMKKGDMFQSLSIMMLLSTFCLSKHTV